A single region of the Paraburkholderia sprentiae WSM5005 genome encodes:
- the cobA gene encoding uroporphyrinogen-III C-methyltransferase, whose product MNTDTGKVTLLSAGPGELDLLTLKAVKALAAADVVLLDDLANPDIVTLAPQARVIRVGKRGGCRSTPQAFIERLMRRYALKGLHVVRVKGGDALLFGRAGEELAVLRDAGLAVEIVNGISSGFAAAAALGVSLTHRRHCHGVSFVTAHTEDHGEPDWAALAATRTTLAIYMGMRRIDGIAAALLAHLPADTPAAVVQWAGGIDERRLLTRLDRLAADALGAGFGSPAVILVGDAVGESAEAPCWERERRGEQGGKMLPALSVVRAA is encoded by the coding sequence ATGAACACCGACACCGGCAAGGTCACGCTGCTGAGCGCGGGCCCAGGCGAGCTCGACTTGCTGACCCTGAAGGCCGTCAAGGCGCTCGCGGCGGCCGACGTCGTGCTGCTCGACGACCTCGCGAATCCGGACATCGTCACGCTCGCGCCGCAGGCGCGCGTGATTCGCGTCGGCAAACGCGGTGGCTGCCGCTCGACGCCGCAGGCGTTCATCGAGCGACTGATGCGCCGCTATGCGCTCAAGGGTCTGCACGTGGTGCGCGTCAAAGGCGGCGACGCGCTGCTGTTCGGCCGCGCGGGCGAGGAACTCGCGGTGCTGCGCGACGCAGGCCTCGCGGTCGAGATCGTCAACGGCATCTCGTCGGGCTTCGCCGCTGCGGCGGCCCTAGGCGTGTCGCTCACGCATCGGCGGCATTGCCACGGCGTGAGCTTCGTCACCGCCCACACCGAAGATCACGGCGAGCCGGACTGGGCCGCGCTCGCCGCGACGCGCACGACGCTCGCGATCTATATGGGAATGCGGCGTATCGACGGCATCGCCGCCGCGTTGCTCGCGCATCTGCCGGCGGACACGCCGGCCGCGGTCGTGCAATGGGCGGGCGGCATCGACGAGCGGCGCCTGTTGACGCGGCTCGACCGGCTCGCCGCCGATGCGCTCGGCGCGGGCTTCGGCAGTCCCGCGGTGATTCTGGTGGGAGACGCTGTCGGCGAGAGCGCCGAAGCGCCATGCTGGGAGCGGGAACGCCGCGGCGAACAAGGTGGGAAGATGCTGCCCGCGTTATCCGTTGTGCGGGCGGCCTGA
- a CDS encoding MOSC domain-containing protein, whose protein sequence is MPIISELFVYPIKSCAGIALGEARLLATGLEYDRNWMIVDPEGAMFTQRAYPRMALIKAEIGEHDLIVSAPGMRELRTPLDVARLAAAPKIDTAVWRDAAYGLDTGAETAAWFTEFLGLPARLLRFDPERERIVDRDYTDSTGGATTFFADGFPLLVVGQASLDDLNARLNGKGAPSIGIDRFRPNIVLSGLDAYEEDYVETLAVDANADSSARVELRLVKLCSRCPMPTIDQARGAPDPDWPNEPTDTMLGYRVSERFDGAVTFGNNALVASGAGAWLRIGQQIDAELGFGD, encoded by the coding sequence ATGCCTATCATCAGCGAGCTGTTCGTCTATCCGATCAAATCCTGCGCCGGCATCGCGCTTGGCGAGGCGCGCCTGCTGGCGACCGGCCTCGAATACGACCGCAACTGGATGATCGTCGATCCTGAAGGCGCGATGTTCACGCAGCGCGCGTATCCGCGCATGGCCTTGATCAAGGCCGAAATCGGCGAGCACGATCTGATCGTGAGCGCGCCGGGCATGCGCGAGCTGCGCACACCGCTCGATGTCGCGCGGCTCGCGGCTGCCCCAAAGATCGACACCGCGGTGTGGCGCGACGCGGCCTACGGGCTCGACACCGGCGCGGAAACGGCGGCCTGGTTCACGGAGTTCCTCGGTCTGCCCGCGCGCCTGCTGCGTTTCGATCCCGAGCGCGAACGCATCGTCGATCGCGACTATACGGACAGCACCGGCGGCGCCACGACCTTTTTTGCCGATGGCTTTCCGCTGCTGGTGGTCGGCCAGGCTTCGCTCGACGATCTGAACGCGCGCCTGAACGGTAAAGGCGCGCCGTCGATCGGGATCGATCGCTTTCGGCCCAACATCGTGCTCAGCGGCCTCGATGCGTATGAAGAGGACTATGTGGAGACGCTCGCCGTCGACGCCAATGCGGACTCGAGCGCGCGCGTCGAGTTGCGTCTGGTCAAGCTGTGCTCGCGCTGCCCGATGCCGACCATCGATCAGGCGCGCGGCGCACCCGATCCCGATTGGCCGAACGAGCCGACCGACACGATGCTCGGCTACCGCGTGAGCGAACGCTTCGACGGCGCGGTCACGTTCGGCAACAACGCGCTGGTCGCGAGCGGGGCGGGGGCCTGGCTGCGGATCGGGCAGCAAATCGATGCGGAACTGGGGTTCGGCGACTGA
- a CDS encoding chloride channel protein, producing MDPTKLDGNEGDSAPPENAEEVVKPLDLYRMSMLAFCLGIVTGFGAVLFRMLIGTIHNAAFLGRLSPLYDASQFTPPSPWGAWVILVPVVGGLAVTWLVNSFAPEAKGHGVPEVMDAIYFGGGVIRPVVAVVKSLASAIAIGTGAAVGREGPIIQIGSALGSTLGQWLRIPASQRIILVASGAGAGIASTFNTPIGGVLFATELMMPEISVGTFLPVALATGTATFVGRLFLGGAAAFLVPPQLGALDNHLASGFTLLLYALLGVAAGVAAALLIRALHWAEDAFDRVPGRYARHTLGMLFVGVMMYLLMRYAGHYYVEGVGYATIQATLNAQLQGGLFLLLLALCKMAATSVSLGSGSSGGVFSPSLFIGATLGAAMASLFHLLVPAAPVSVPAFAMVGMGAVVAGGTGAAMTAVAMIFEMTRDYDIVLPMILAVAFSIGTRRLLSRETIYTAKLVRRGHVIPNALHANMFLVQSAAAIMEADILVLRADVPFRDLLDRMGIAPFRHIVVTKAGMLYGVLRINTGLRRAVSHDNPTVTIGQLAHRNFIVVKRSDAAFEVISELQRRRAVMAVVVADSAVDGAFDVFGVIAKEHIADAVARSIDIFPRRDRGWIAPSTQSVRVNDASHTAHGKAFKVSDSEAEN from the coding sequence ATGGACCCCACGAAGCTCGACGGCAATGAAGGAGATTCGGCGCCTCCTGAAAACGCGGAAGAAGTCGTGAAGCCGCTCGACCTGTATCGCATGAGCATGCTGGCGTTCTGCCTCGGGATCGTGACCGGTTTTGGCGCGGTCTTGTTCAGGATGCTGATCGGCACGATCCATAATGCGGCGTTTCTCGGACGTCTTTCGCCGCTGTACGACGCGAGCCAGTTTACCCCGCCGTCGCCGTGGGGCGCGTGGGTGATTCTCGTGCCGGTAGTGGGCGGCTTGGCGGTCACGTGGCTGGTCAACAGCTTCGCACCGGAAGCGAAAGGGCATGGCGTGCCGGAAGTGATGGACGCGATCTACTTCGGGGGCGGCGTGATCCGGCCGGTGGTCGCGGTCGTCAAGTCGCTTGCATCGGCGATCGCGATCGGCACCGGTGCGGCAGTGGGCCGGGAAGGTCCGATCATCCAGATCGGTTCCGCGCTGGGCTCGACGCTGGGCCAGTGGCTGCGGATACCCGCCAGTCAGCGGATCATTCTCGTTGCGAGCGGCGCGGGGGCCGGCATCGCCTCGACGTTCAATACGCCGATTGGCGGCGTACTGTTCGCGACCGAACTGATGATGCCGGAAATCAGCGTGGGGACCTTTCTGCCGGTTGCGCTGGCAACCGGCACCGCCACGTTCGTGGGGCGGCTATTCCTTGGCGGCGCGGCGGCTTTCCTGGTTCCCCCTCAGCTCGGCGCGCTCGATAACCATCTCGCGAGCGGGTTTACGCTGCTGCTTTACGCGCTGCTCGGGGTCGCCGCCGGCGTGGCTGCCGCCTTGCTGATACGCGCATTGCACTGGGCGGAGGACGCATTCGATCGCGTTCCGGGACGTTATGCGCGCCACACGCTAGGCATGCTGTTCGTCGGCGTAATGATGTATCTGCTGATGCGCTACGCGGGCCACTACTACGTGGAAGGCGTAGGCTACGCAACGATCCAGGCAACGCTCAATGCACAGTTGCAAGGCGGCCTGTTCCTGCTGCTGCTCGCGCTGTGCAAGATGGCCGCGACCTCGGTGAGCCTCGGCTCCGGTTCCTCGGGCGGCGTGTTCTCGCCATCACTGTTCATCGGCGCGACGTTGGGCGCCGCGATGGCGTCCCTATTCCATCTGCTGGTGCCGGCCGCTCCGGTCAGTGTGCCGGCATTCGCGATGGTCGGCATGGGGGCGGTGGTCGCGGGCGGCACGGGTGCCGCGATGACCGCAGTGGCGATGATCTTCGAAATGACGCGCGATTATGACATCGTGCTGCCGATGATACTTGCGGTCGCGTTCAGCATCGGCACCCGCCGGCTCCTCTCGCGCGAGACGATCTACACGGCGAAGCTCGTCAGACGCGGTCATGTCATTCCGAATGCGTTGCACGCCAATATGTTTCTCGTGCAAAGCGCGGCGGCGATCATGGAGGCCGACATACTGGTGCTCCGCGCGGACGTGCCGTTTCGCGATCTCCTCGACCGTATGGGCATCGCGCCGTTCCGGCACATCGTCGTCACGAAGGCGGGCATGCTGTACGGCGTGCTGCGTATCAACACGGGCCTGCGCCGCGCGGTCAGCCACGACAATCCGACGGTCACGATCGGGCAACTCGCGCATCGCAACTTCATCGTAGTGAAGCGCTCCGATGCGGCGTTCGAAGTGATCAGCGAACTCCAGCGGCGCCGAGCGGTCATGGCGGTGGTCGTCGCGGATTCTGCCGTGGACGGCGCGTTCGATGTTTTCGGCGTTATTGCGAAGGAGCATATTGCGGACGCCGTCGCGCGAAGTATCGACATTTTTCCGCGCCGGGACCGTGGGTGGATCGCGCCGTCAACGCAATCCGTGCGCGTCAACGATGCTTCGCATACCGCGCACGGCAAGGCTTTCAAGGTGAGCGACAGTGAAGCTGAAAACTGA